From Sulfurovum zhangzhouensis, one genomic window encodes:
- the arsC gene encoding arsenate reductase (glutaredoxin) (This arsenate reductase requires both glutathione and glutaredoxin to convert arsenate to arsenite, after which the efflux transporter formed by ArsA and ArsB can extrude the arsenite from the cell, providing resistance.) has translation MANVTIWHNPRCSKSRDTFNLLEEKGIDAEVIKYLDTPPTKEELKDVLKMLGIAPRELMRTKEDVYKELNLAEEKNDEKLIEAMVANPKLIERPIVIKDGKAVIGRPLEKVIELIS, from the coding sequence ATGGCAAACGTAACAATCTGGCACAATCCAAGATGCAGCAAGTCAAGAGACACGTTTAATCTGCTTGAAGAAAAGGGAATAGATGCAGAGGTGATCAAATACCTTGATACCCCTCCGACAAAAGAAGAGCTCAAAGATGTTCTGAAGATGTTGGGAATTGCACCAAGAGAGTTGATGCGTACCAAAGAAGATGTCTATAAAGAGTTGAATCTTGCTGAGGAGAAGAATGATGAAAAACTCATAGAAGCGATGGTAGCTAACCCGAAGTTGATCGAAAGACCAATCGTGATAAAAGACGGTAAAGCAGTGATCGGACGTCCGCTTGAAAAAGTAATTGAATTGATTTCTTGA
- a CDS encoding ABC-F family ATP-binding cassette domain-containing protein, with amino-acid sequence MLSTVNLTQRYGKRVLFDKINITLDVGKRYGLIGANGAGKSTFLKILSGEIEPSDGEVQIQPGLRLGVLGQNQYAFENFTLKDAVLYGNKKLYEAQKEKEKLYMEGDFESDEVNNRLAELEMICADEDPTYESDVHIEKLLEALGFPASQHDDLMSSITGGDKFKILLAQVLFLKPDILLLDEPTNNLDIETIGWLEEELKRHEGTMVVISHDRHFLNGVVTHILDLDFQNIREFTGNYDDWYIAANLIAKQAETDRSKAMKEKEELEKFIARFSANASKAKQATSRQKQLDKLDIQEIKLSSRRDPSIMFKPHRDIGNEVLEVTDISKSYGDEKVLENISFKVNKGDRIALIGSNGAGKTTLLEILMGKLNADSGSYNWGQTISTSYFPQNTTDIVTGDIELPQWIQGFDPKWHIDDIRKTLGRMLFTGEEQKKKVDACSGGEKHRVMLSKMMMDSANFLVMDEPNNHLDLEAIVALGEALHAYQGGVICVTHDRELIDAFANRIIKLKEDGTVIDFEGDYEAFVATHGA; translated from the coding sequence ATGCTTAGTACAGTCAACTTAACACAACGCTATGGAAAACGAGTACTATTTGATAAGATTAATATTACGTTGGATGTAGGTAAGCGCTATGGGCTTATTGGTGCTAATGGTGCAGGGAAATCGACATTTTTAAAGATCCTATCAGGTGAAATAGAGCCAAGTGACGGTGAAGTACAGATACAACCGGGACTTAGACTTGGGGTGCTTGGACAAAACCAGTATGCTTTTGAAAATTTTACACTCAAAGATGCCGTACTTTACGGAAACAAAAAACTCTATGAGGCACAAAAAGAAAAAGAGAAGCTCTATATGGAAGGTGATTTCGAGAGCGATGAAGTCAATAACCGTCTAGCAGAGCTTGAAATGATCTGTGCAGATGAAGATCCAACCTATGAGTCTGATGTACATATCGAAAAATTGCTAGAGGCACTTGGATTCCCGGCTAGTCAACATGATGATCTTATGAGTTCGATCACTGGCGGAGACAAGTTCAAGATCTTGCTTGCACAGGTACTTTTCCTCAAGCCTGATATCTTATTGCTTGATGAGCCTACCAACAACCTTGATATCGAAACGATCGGCTGGCTTGAAGAGGAGCTGAAGCGTCATGAGGGTACGATGGTGGTTATCTCTCACGATAGACACTTCCTTAATGGAGTCGTAACACATATCCTGGATCTGGATTTCCAGAATATCCGTGAATTTACCGGGAACTATGATGACTGGTATATTGCAGCAAACCTGATCGCCAAACAGGCTGAAACAGATAGAAGCAAAGCAATGAAAGAAAAAGAGGAGCTTGAGAAATTTATCGCTAGATTCTCAGCAAATGCATCAAAAGCAAAACAAGCTACCAGCCGTCAGAAACAGTTGGATAAACTTGATATCCAGGAGATCAAACTTTCCTCCAGACGTGACCCGTCTATTATGTTCAAACCGCACCGTGACATTGGTAATGAGGTACTTGAAGTAACAGATATCTCTAAAAGCTATGGTGATGAGAAAGTACTTGAAAATATCAGTTTCAAAGTAAATAAGGGTGATAGAATCGCATTGATTGGTTCTAACGGTGCAGGTAAAACAACATTGCTTGAGATATTGATGGGCAAACTCAATGCAGATAGCGGAAGCTATAATTGGGGACAGACAATCTCTACTAGCTATTTCCCGCAAAATACTACTGATATCGTAACAGGGGATATAGAACTTCCTCAATGGATCCAAGGCTTTGATCCAAAATGGCATATCGATGATATCCGTAAAACACTTGGCCGTATGCTCTTTACAGGTGAAGAACAAAAGAAAAAAGTTGATGCGTGTTCAGGTGGTGAAAAACACCGTGTGATGCTTTCTAAAATGATGATGGACAGTGCCAATTTCCTTGTGATGGATGAACCAAACAACCACCTTGACCTTGAAGCGATCGTAGCGCTGGGTGAAGCACTACATGCTTATCAGGGTGGTGTGATCTGTGTGACACACGACCGTGAACTGATCGATGCATTTGCAAACCGTATTATCAAACTTAAAGAAGACGGTACAGTAATTGACTTTGAAGGTGACTATGAAGCTTTCGTA